CGTGAAAAGAGGTTTGACAACAGACGCGCGTCTAAACGCAAGAATAGACTTGCGCCAACTATACTACAAAAGAAACAGTCTATATTAAGGGTTGTAAGTAAACTGTTAAAATGGACTAAGATAGATGCTATATATCTTGAAGATGTTCTTATAGACATAAGGGCTATGATTGAAGGCAAAAAGCTATACAAATGGCAGTATCAAAAGTCAAATAGACTTGATAATAATATTAGATTAGCTGTATTTATGAGAGATAACTTTAAGTGCGTAGATTGTAACTCTAACATGATGGATAGATATTTAACTAAAATTAAAGGTAAGAATTTGTATATTAGGCATCCAATGCATGTTATGCAAGGTAAAAAATATCTGCAAGTGGAACTTGGGAAAATAGCGCCACTATCTTTGACTACAGGCGCAGATACTGCAAATCATAGAATAGACTGGAATATAGAAAAAAGTCATTCTAATGATGCTTTAGTAGTTTGTGGCACTGAAATTAAAACTAAGGATATCAACATTAAAGAATGGCATATAAAACCTTTACGCAGAAAATCAAAGGGTGATATAGATAAAATTGTTGATGGATTTAGATTAAGAGATTATGTTAAATATACCAAGCGAAATGGCTTATGTTATATTGGATATATAACAGCATTATATCCAGATAAAAAACAGTTTAATATGACAACCAAAGATGATATTGTACTTAAAAGGTACGGGTTAAAAAGTCTTAATCTTATTTCAAGACCGAATAGTATAAGATTTTTATAAATTCAAAAAATAGAAAGTGAGGTGAATACTGGTTTTAAATTTAAATGGTTAGATATGTTTAGATATAAGAAACCAGGAATTATTATGGATAAAAAAATTAATGCTATGTATTTCAGTGCC
This DNA window, taken from Clostridium estertheticum, encodes the following:
- a CDS encoding RRXRR domain-containing protein; the protein is MVEYSFVVDLSGNRLSPCNKNKAYYLIRKNKAKMLNKFPMVIQLQKIVEDDNIDDVKNYLGIDDGSKNVGLGIIQQCNTKVKTVFKGTIELRQDVSTKMTVRKGHRTYHRYHKRYREKRFDNRRASKRKNRLAPTILQKKQSILRVVSKLLKWTKIDAIYLEDVLIDIRAMIEGKKLYKWQYQKSNRLDNNIRLAVFMRDNFKCVDCNSNMMDRYLTKIKGKNLYIRHPMHVMQGKKYLQVELGKIAPLSLTTGADTANHRIDWNIEKSHSNDALVVCGTEIKTKDINIKEWHIKPLRRKSKGDIDKIVDGFRLRDYVKYTKRNGLCYIGYITALYPDKKQFNMTTKDDIVLKRYGLKSLNLISRPNSIRFL